A window of the Rhodoflexus caldus genome harbors these coding sequences:
- a CDS encoding MmcQ/YjbR family DNA-binding protein, translated as MHIEAFREFCLSLAGTVEEFPFDEQTLVFKVGGKIFALTYVDDFESINVKCDPETAIELREKYNDIKPGYHMNKQHWNTIVVNGDVPDAEIIRWVRHSYELVRLSLPKKVQVSIQAISSTDA; from the coding sequence ATGCACATAGAGGCTTTCAGAGAATTTTGCCTTTCACTGGCAGGAACTGTCGAGGAGTTTCCTTTTGACGAACAAACACTGGTTTTTAAGGTGGGCGGCAAAATATTTGCCCTTACCTATGTGGATGATTTTGAGAGCATTAATGTAAAATGCGACCCTGAAACTGCCATTGAACTGCGCGAAAAGTACAACGACATAAAGCCGGGCTATCATATGAACAAACAGCATTGGAACACTATCGTTGTGAACGGCGATGTGCCCGATGCGGAAATCATACGATGGGTACGCCACTCCTATGAGCTTGTGCGCCTCAGTCTTCCCAAAAAAGTACAAGTATCTATTCAGGCAATTTCTTCAACCGATGCGTAA